From Psychroflexus torquis ATCC 700755, the proteins below share one genomic window:
- a CDS encoding glycosyltransferase family A protein: protein MKKYRFTVVTPCYNSEKFIKRVFDSLKKQTFKNFEWYVINDASTDKTSHEIKKFSETVDFPVIFHDLEKNQGLYNNINQAISDANGEFFILYGHDDEISKDALETFDSLFTKYNSPNIGSIYALAKDQTGKLVGKKYPKDEFISNYWVQFFDLGNEAEKFQCWKTDYLREFYPLPTKKPNGQSSSWLWGKFGMKYQSIFINKVLRTYYTNVETSITATSNRESNPNMTFNYHVTWVNEFQYHIKNKKRRYRGVGACVSHGILSGKSIWQILPKIEKNSNKLICLLFYPIAIYYNKRNK from the coding sequence ATGAAAAAATATCGTTTTACAGTTGTTACTCCTTGTTATAACTCAGAAAAATTTATAAAGAGGGTTTTTGATAGTCTTAAAAAGCAAACTTTTAAGAATTTTGAATGGTATGTGATAAATGATGCATCAACTGATAAAACTAGTCATGAAATTAAGAAATTCTCAGAAACAGTAGATTTCCCTGTGATTTTTCATGATTTAGAAAAAAATCAAGGTTTGTATAATAATATTAATCAAGCTATAAGTGATGCTAATGGTGAATTTTTTATTCTTTATGGGCATGATGATGAAATAAGCAAAGATGCTCTAGAAACATTTGATTCTCTTTTTACCAAATATAATAGTCCAAATATTGGTTCTATATATGCCTTAGCTAAAGATCAGACTGGTAAACTCGTAGGAAAAAAATATCCTAAAGATGAGTTTATTTCTAATTATTGGGTACAATTTTTTGACCTCGGAAATGAGGCTGAAAAGTTTCAATGTTGGAAAACAGACTATTTAAGGGAATTTTATCCATTACCAACAAAAAAACCAAATGGCCAATCAAGCTCATGGTTGTGGGGGAAATTTGGTATGAAATACCAAAGTATATTTATAAACAAAGTATTAAGGACATATTATACAAACGTTGAAACTTCAATAACAGCAACTTCAAATAGAGAGTCTAACCCAAATATGACTTTTAATTATCATGTAACTTGGGTGAATGAATTTCAATATCATATTAAAAATAAAAAGAGAAGATATAGAGGGGTTGGTGCTTGTGTTTCTCATGGTATTTTATCAGGAAAGTCCATTTGGCAGATATTACCTAAAATAGAAAAAAACTCAAATAAACTAATTTGTTTGCTGTTTTATCCTATTGCAATCTATTATAATAAACGAAATAAATAA
- a CDS encoding NAD-dependent epimerase/dehydratase family protein: MKNALVLGGGGFIGGHLAKRLKKEGFYVKIVDIKPNHEFWDHQLICDEYMEGDLRDPRIVEKAFENKQNVSYDEVYQLAADMGGALYIFTGENDANVMHNSALINLNVAHECVKNKIGRVFYSSSACMYPEHNQLDADNPNCEESSAYPANPDSEYGWEKLFSERLFLAFSRNYKLSVRVARFHNIFGPMGTWIGGKEKAPAAMCRKAAETADGSSIEVWGDGKQTRSFLHVDECVEAVLRFMRQDHFNGPVNIGSEEMVTINQLAEMAIKLSGKNISIDNLEGEEFIEKYGFSCPVGVKGRNSDNKLFKEKMGWEANLTLIEGMKTTFEWIDEQVKLQTNKWQRRYCCNFRSASGYLQ, translated from the coding sequence ATGAAAAATGCACTAGTTCTAGGAGGTGGCGGTTTTATTGGTGGCCATTTAGCGAAGAGATTAAAAAAAGAAGGGTTCTATGTTAAAATAGTCGATATAAAGCCAAATCATGAGTTTTGGGATCACCAATTGATTTGTGATGAATATATGGAAGGGGATTTAAGAGACCCTCGCATAGTTGAAAAAGCTTTTGAAAACAAACAAAATGTGTCCTATGATGAGGTGTACCAGCTAGCTGCTGATATGGGTGGAGCACTTTATATTTTTACGGGTGAGAATGATGCCAATGTGATGCATAATTCAGCATTAATCAATCTAAATGTTGCCCATGAATGTGTTAAAAATAAAATTGGAAGGGTCTTTTACTCATCTTCTGCTTGTATGTATCCAGAACACAACCAATTGGATGCAGATAATCCAAACTGTGAAGAAAGTTCGGCCTATCCTGCCAACCCTGATTCTGAATACGGTTGGGAAAAACTTTTTTCAGAGCGTTTATTCTTAGCTTTTAGCAGGAACTATAAATTAAGCGTGAGAGTAGCAAGATTTCATAATATTTTTGGCCCAATGGGAACCTGGATTGGAGGTAAAGAAAAAGCACCAGCTGCCATGTGTCGTAAGGCTGCAGAAACAGCCGATGGTAGTTCAATTGAAGTTTGGGGTGATGGAAAACAAACAAGATCATTTTTACATGTTGATGAGTGCGTTGAAGCTGTTCTGAGATTTATGAGACAAGACCACTTCAATGGGCCTGTAAATATTGGCTCGGAAGAGATGGTTACGATTAATCAATTGGCAGAAATGGCTATTAAATTATCAGGTAAAAATATTTCAATTGATAATCTTGAAGGTGAAGAATTCATAGAAAAATATGGTTTCTCTTGTCCTGTTGGTGTGAAAGGGCGTAATAGTGACAACAAACTTTTCAAGGAAAAAATGGGTTGGGAAGCAAATCTTACCTTAATTGAAGGCATGAAGACTACTTTTGAATGGATTGACGAACAGGTAAAACTTCAAACAAATAAATGGCAAAGACGATACTGTTGTAATTTTAGATCAGCATCTGGCTATCTTCAATAG
- a CDS encoding polysaccharide deacetylase, with protein MSKVVNNLKNIIGKSVKQKYLVIESDDWGSIRMPSLAALERLKSKGLSLEKGESKRYNNTDTLASKQDFEHLYDTLSKFKDNDGNSPVFTAVSVVANPDFDKIKENNFEKFEFEPFTTTLERYGQSNAISMWKQGIDENLFYPEFHGREHLNANVWLRQLQANDKATRLAFDEGCWAINTKTPYNINYQAAFDVEKVEDIQNQKEIISTGLDLFEQIHGYKSVFFVPPNGKFNNQLEEISAQKGIKFMGASKVQSESRGNNKFKKHFHWLGQKNKHGQIYLTRNAFFEPNAPNKDWHNDCLNNIYYAFKWNKPAVISSHRTNYIGSLIQNNREHGLKALEKLLKEVLKRWPEVRFVTSTQLGDAM; from the coding sequence ATGTCTAAAGTTGTAAATAACCTCAAAAATATAATTGGCAAATCTGTCAAACAAAAATATTTAGTAATTGAAAGTGACGATTGGGGAAGTATTAGGATGCCTTCACTAGCAGCATTAGAACGACTAAAATCTAAAGGACTTTCGCTTGAAAAGGGTGAAAGCAAAAGGTATAATAATACAGATACATTAGCGTCTAAGCAAGATTTTGAGCATCTATATGATACGCTCTCAAAATTTAAAGATAACGATGGCAACTCACCAGTATTCACAGCGGTCAGCGTAGTGGCAAATCCAGATTTTGACAAAATAAAAGAAAATAATTTCGAAAAATTTGAATTTGAGCCATTCACAACTACTCTAGAACGTTATGGACAAAGCAATGCCATATCTATGTGGAAGCAAGGAATAGATGAAAACTTATTTTATCCTGAATTTCATGGACGAGAACATTTAAATGCTAATGTTTGGTTAAGACAATTACAGGCCAACGACAAAGCAACTCGATTAGCTTTTGATGAAGGCTGTTGGGCAATCAATACAAAAACACCCTATAATATCAATTACCAAGCGGCATTTGATGTCGAGAAAGTAGAAGATATCCAGAATCAAAAGGAAATTATAAGCACAGGATTAGATTTATTCGAACAAATTCATGGTTACAAATCAGTATTTTTTGTACCACCAAATGGAAAGTTCAACAACCAATTAGAGGAAATTTCAGCGCAGAAAGGCATCAAATTTATGGGTGCATCAAAAGTACAAAGTGAATCTCGAGGTAATAACAAATTCAAAAAGCACTTTCATTGGCTCGGACAAAAAAATAAACATGGACAAATTTATTTAACTAGGAATGCTTTTTTTGAACCCAACGCCCCAAATAAAGATTGGCACAATGACTGTCTTAACAACATATACTATGCTTTTAAATGGAACAAACCAGCAGTAATTAGCTCTCACAGAACAAATTACATAGGCTCACTAATTCAAAATAATAGAGAGCACGGATTAAAAGCTCTAGAAAAACTTTTAAAAGAAGTATTAAAGCGCTGGCCAGAGGTCAGGTTTGTAACCTCAACCCAATTAGGAGATGCTATGTAG
- a CDS encoding phosphomannose isomerase type II C-terminal cupin domain: MEHEERPWGKYFVLEDAPTHKVKRIEVKPGGRLSYQYHHKRSEVWTIVQGKARITLNDVDTDHAAGNVIEIPLDAKHRIMNIGEETLVFVEVQLGTYFGEDDIVRIEDDYNRE, translated from the coding sequence ATGGAACACGAAGAGCGTCCTTGGGGAAAGTATTTTGTGCTTGAAGATGCACCAACACATAAAGTAAAACGAATTGAAGTAAAACCAGGTGGGAGACTTTCTTATCAATACCACCACAAACGTTCTGAAGTATGGACAATTGTTCAAGGTAAAGCGAGAATCACACTAAATGATGTGGATACGGATCATGCAGCAGGAAATGTCATTGAAATTCCATTAGATGCAAAACATCGTATTATGAACATTGGTGAAGAAACTCTTGTTTTTGTAGAAGTACAACTGGGAACCTACTTTGGCGAGGATGATATTGTTAGAATAGAAGATGATTACAACAGAGAATAA
- a CDS encoding mannose-1-phosphate guanylyltransferase, translating to MSNKVHVILSGGSGSRLWPLSKKSRTKQYIPLFDKKNLFEITLDNNQKFCDEILVVGNIDNYELSLSALQENVTNTYQVIVEALSKNTAAAIAFAALSLEEDDFMLVTPSDHVIEDEKAYEKALNEAFDFAEKDYLVTFGIQPTKPETGYGYIQSEGSNVVAFHEKPNKDTAKSFVEAGNYLWNSGIFCFKAKTYLEELSAFRPDILEACKSVMNLKQTDFLDAVESKKIPSESIDYAVMEHSKKIKVVKGTFEWSDLGSFEALFDYFSSKNAYVQDSNLVIAETAHVELHGLENTMVIQSGEAILVMPIEQSQEVKKIYQRLLKTNTKLIE from the coding sequence ATGTCAAATAAAGTTCATGTCATACTATCAGGGGGCTCAGGAAGTCGTTTATGGCCTTTGTCAAAAAAGTCTAGAACCAAACAGTACATACCACTTTTCGATAAGAAAAACTTATTTGAAATTACCTTAGACAATAACCAAAAGTTTTGCGATGAAATCTTGGTGGTAGGCAATATCGATAACTACGAATTGTCGTTAAGTGCTTTACAAGAAAACGTCACCAATACGTACCAAGTTATTGTAGAGGCATTGTCTAAAAACACAGCGGCAGCCATTGCTTTTGCAGCACTATCTTTAGAAGAAGATGATTTTATGCTCGTGACGCCCTCTGACCATGTTATAGAAGATGAAAAAGCCTATGAAAAAGCCCTAAACGAAGCTTTTGATTTTGCAGAAAAAGACTACTTAGTAACTTTTGGAATTCAACCTACAAAACCAGAAACAGGTTATGGCTACATTCAAAGTGAGGGTTCCAATGTGGTTGCATTTCATGAAAAACCTAATAAAGACACAGCAAAATCATTTGTGGAGGCTGGGAATTACCTATGGAACAGTGGTATTTTTTGTTTTAAAGCCAAAACATACCTTGAGGAATTAAGTGCATTCCGCCCCGATATTCTAGAGGCCTGTAAAAGCGTGATGAATTTGAAGCAGACAGATTTTTTAGATGCTGTTGAATCAAAAAAAATTCCATCAGAAAGTATTGATTATGCAGTGATGGAACACTCCAAAAAGATAAAGGTGGTTAAAGGTACTTTTGAATGGTCTGATTTAGGTTCTTTTGAAGCATTGTTCGACTATTTTTCTTCAAAAAATGCTTATGTCCAAGATTCAAACCTCGTCATTGCAGAAACAGCTCATGTTGAGTTACATGGGTTAGAAAACACGATGGTTATTCAAAGCGGAGAAGCTATCTTAGTAATGCCTATTGAGCAATCGCAAGAAGTGAAAAAGATTTATCAAAGATTATTGAAAACAAATACTAAACTAATTGAATAA
- a CDS encoding glycosyltransferase: MYKITCIIHSLGIGGMERVMSILLNDFVQREHIEVTLLLIGRDRVVEFDLDKNIKIFRPKFTFDHTKRNWSTLKTMWFIRTNIQRIQPDCILSFGEMWNNLVLMSLKGKKNKVYISDRSQPNKNLGRLHNTLRNQLYPNASGFIAQTSQAETIAKNNNWNKNIAIIGNPIRVLDLPDVEKENLVLTVGRLIPTKNVDQLINIFSNINNQDWQLQVVGGNAKQLNLLGQYITQVKILGKTEQIKLLGQQKDVEYYLAKSKIFAFMSTSEGFPNALGEAMAAGCACIAYDCVAGPSDMIDDGENGFLIPIGNKDLFQQKLKILMQNQVLREEFSLKAKEKMKIFQADKIALEFYKTITL; encoded by the coding sequence ATGTATAAAATAACTTGTATTATTCATTCACTAGGTATTGGCGGTATGGAACGGGTAATGTCCATTTTGCTCAATGATTTTGTGCAAAGGGAACATATTGAAGTTACTCTTTTATTGATAGGTAGAGATAGAGTGGTAGAATTCGATTTGGACAAAAACATAAAAATATTCAGACCAAAATTTACGTTTGATCACACCAAAAGAAACTGGTCTACTTTAAAGACTATGTGGTTTATTAGAACAAACATTCAGCGGATTCAACCTGATTGTATCTTATCTTTTGGTGAAATGTGGAATAATTTAGTGTTGATGTCACTAAAAGGTAAAAAAAATAAAGTCTATATTTCTGACCGTAGCCAACCCAATAAAAATTTGGGAAGACTTCATAATACCTTAAGAAATCAACTTTACCCCAATGCCAGCGGATTTATTGCCCAGACATCACAGGCAGAAACAATTGCCAAAAATAACAATTGGAATAAGAATATAGCGATTATTGGGAACCCCATAAGAGTTTTAGATTTACCTGATGTTGAGAAAGAAAATTTAGTATTGACCGTAGGACGTCTTATTCCTACTAAAAATGTTGATCAACTCATAAACATTTTTTCAAATATTAATAATCAGGACTGGCAATTACAAGTGGTTGGGGGCAACGCCAAACAATTAAATTTGTTAGGCCAATACATAACTCAAGTAAAAATCTTGGGGAAAACCGAACAAATAAAATTATTAGGTCAACAAAAAGATGTTGAATATTATTTAGCCAAGAGCAAAATATTTGCATTCATGTCTACTTCCGAAGGTTTTCCCAATGCCTTAGGAGAAGCCATGGCAGCTGGTTGTGCTTGTATCGCTTATGATTGCGTGGCAGGACCATCAGATATGATAGATGATGGTGAGAATGGTTTTTTAATTCCTATAGGTAATAAAGATTTATTTCAACAAAAACTAAAAATTTTAATGCAAAATCAAGTTCTAAGAGAAGAATTTAGCCTTAAGGCTAAGGAAAAAATGAAAATATTTCAAGCAGATAAAATAGCACTAGAATTTTATAAAACTATTACTTTATGA
- a CDS encoding glycosyltransferase: MRLVINTSHQRFGGAIQVALSFITECKNFPEHDYHVWIGHGVGKSLRTEDFPSNFYFYEFDFGPINFKKIREIQNTLSVLELKINPEVIISTTGPTYFHSKAPQIIGFNLPLYIYPESPYIQEMSWKAKLKLALKRKVHFHYFKRDAIAYVTQTDDVNQKVRKVLHTDKVFTVTNTASNYYKNWKIYPNLLPEKKAKVFRFICISSYYPHKNLELIPKILEILAQKEINNVEFVVTLKENDFKTNIGQHKQIYNIGPVSPEVCPSLYNECDALFLPTLAECFSASYPEAMMMEKPIITTDLGFAKSICGNAALYFKPKEATSAAKCIIQLLEDESLHNQLIQEGREQLNKFDSPKMRARKYLELCERYKVSDRLA; the protein is encoded by the coding sequence ATGAGACTCGTTATTAATACTTCGCACCAACGTTTTGGGGGAGCAATACAAGTGGCGCTATCATTTATTACCGAGTGCAAAAATTTCCCTGAACATGATTACCATGTATGGATTGGCCATGGTGTGGGAAAGTCCTTAAGAACAGAAGATTTCCCTAGTAATTTTTACTTTTATGAATTTGATTTTGGACCTATCAATTTTAAAAAAATTAGAGAAATTCAAAATACCTTAAGTGTATTAGAACTAAAAATCAATCCAGAAGTAATCATCTCAACCACTGGACCAACTTATTTTCACTCCAAAGCCCCTCAGATCATAGGTTTTAATTTGCCCTTGTATATTTATCCAGAATCACCTTACATTCAAGAGATGTCTTGGAAAGCCAAGTTGAAATTAGCTTTAAAAAGGAAAGTGCATTTTCATTATTTTAAGAGGGATGCCATCGCTTATGTCACCCAAACTGATGATGTAAACCAAAAGGTTCGTAAAGTATTACACACAGATAAAGTGTTTACCGTAACCAATACTGCAAGTAATTACTATAAAAATTGGAAGATTTATCCTAATCTATTGCCCGAAAAGAAAGCTAAAGTCTTTCGATTTATTTGTATATCCTCCTATTATCCACATAAGAATTTAGAATTGATTCCTAAAATACTTGAAATTTTAGCACAAAAAGAGATTAACAATGTTGAGTTTGTAGTGACGCTTAAAGAGAATGATTTTAAAACAAATATCGGACAACATAAGCAAATCTATAATATTGGACCAGTGTCTCCTGAGGTTTGTCCTTCATTATACAATGAGTGTGATGCTTTGTTTTTACCAACATTAGCAGAATGTTTCTCAGCTTCTTATCCAGAAGCGATGATGATGGAGAAACCAATTATTACGACCGATTTGGGTTTTGCTAAAAGTATTTGTGGAAATGCAGCACTTTATTTTAAGCCTAAAGAGGCTACTTCCGCAGCAAAGTGTATTATCCAATTACTTGAAGATGAAAGCCTACATAATCAACTTATTCAAGAGGGCAGAGAACAGCTTAATAAATTTGATTCTCCAAAGATGAGAGCAAGAAAATACCTTGAATTGTGTGAGCGTTATAAAGTTTCAGATAGGCTTGCCTAA
- a CDS encoding sulfotransferase family 2 domain-containing protein, translating to MKDVIVFSHLMKTAGSALLGSLAQYYGPKVLYINKGSRIEDTRYSTDYLERDLDKKKGITKVLFGHCIRPHINFNVSGYNFRWSTFLREPNKRYLSHYYHSYHFTSNNFKNKRYNGMSELNIEEWEKIDQNSNYQCKFISGEANAQKAIDIIENKFEWVGITEEFESGINSFKTYFDIEDLDYKNIITNQSIANKEDKELMKAKYAGFIMDMNKEDKILYDYVKKNIWPRFKSIEPKREMSLKSSPLIKQYNTLAFHIDNQLNFNKTKLSRKNLMRFYKRWF from the coding sequence ATGAAAGATGTAATAGTATTTTCTCATTTAATGAAAACAGCGGGTAGTGCATTGTTAGGATCTTTGGCACAATATTATGGACCTAAAGTTTTATATATTAATAAAGGATCTCGTATAGAAGATACAAGATATAGTACTGATTATCTAGAGAGAGATCTTGATAAGAAAAAAGGTATAACAAAGGTTTTATTTGGACATTGTATAAGGCCTCATATTAATTTTAATGTATCTGGTTATAACTTTCGGTGGTCAACTTTTTTAAGAGAACCTAACAAACGGTATTTATCACATTATTATCATTCTTACCACTTTACGTCTAATAACTTTAAAAACAAACGTTATAATGGGATGAGTGAATTAAATATTGAAGAGTGGGAAAAAATAGACCAAAATTCCAATTACCAATGTAAATTCATCTCCGGTGAAGCTAATGCTCAAAAAGCTATAGATATTATTGAAAATAAATTTGAATGGGTTGGCATTACAGAAGAATTTGAAAGCGGTATTAATTCATTTAAAACCTATTTTGATATAGAAGATTTAGATTATAAAAACATAATCACCAATCAAAGTATAGCAAATAAGGAAGATAAAGAATTAATGAAAGCTAAATATGCTGGTTTTATTATGGACATGAATAAAGAGGATAAAATATTGTATGATTACGTTAAAAAAAATATTTGGCCAAGATTTAAAAGTATAGAGCCTAAAAGGGAGATGAGCTTGAAATCTAGTCCATTAATAAAGCAATATAACACATTGGCTTTCCATATTGATAATCAATTAAATTTTAATAAAACAAAATTAAGTAGGAAGAATCTTATGCGGTTTTACAAAAGATGGTTTTAA